In Janthinobacterium sp. 67, a genomic segment contains:
- a CDS encoding DUF2760 domain-containing protein, which translates to MSTSSSHPSFWRRVPLAFGAFFSTLSDAAYAARVEKLSLPEAAPVAPAAPAPAPVPTPAAAPVILKEATPDAALQLLALLQREARLIDFTQENLGSHADADIGAAARVVHEGCAKVMREYFTIDAVRQEAEGSRIVLQEGFDSAQVRLTGNVVGSAPFTGTLSHRGWRASSVRLPKLSAQHDAAILAPAEVEL; encoded by the coding sequence ATGAGCACTTCATCGTCCCACCCATCGTTCTGGCGCCGTGTCCCGCTGGCCTTCGGCGCCTTCTTCAGCACCCTGTCGGACGCCGCCTATGCAGCCCGCGTGGAAAAGCTGTCCCTGCCCGAGGCTGCTCCCGTCGCGCCAGCGGCCCCGGCGCCAGCCCCCGTGCCGACACCGGCCGCCGCCCCCGTCATCTTGAAAGAAGCCACGCCCGATGCGGCCTTGCAGTTGCTGGCCCTGCTGCAACGCGAAGCGCGCCTGATCGACTTCACCCAGGAAAATCTGGGCAGCCATGCGGACGCCGACATCGGCGCGGCCGCCCGCGTCGTGCATGAAGGCTGCGCCAAGGTCATGCGCGAATACTTCACCATCGACGCCGTGCGCCAGGAAGCGGAGGGCAGCCGCATTGTCCTGCAGGAAGGTTTTGATTCTGCCCAGGTACGCCTGACGGGCAACGTGGTCGGCTCGGCGCCATTCACGGGTACCTTGAGCCATCGCGGCTGGCGTGCGTCCAGCGTGCGCCTGCCGAAACTGAGCGCGCAGCACGACGCCGCCATCCTGGCACCGGCCGAGGTGGAACTGTGA
- a CDS encoding GFA family protein produces MLSGGCLCGDVRYEAGTGAFHETACHCSMCRRASGAPFVAWFSVPRANFRWLRGQATPYASSEHCTRSFCPRCGTQLTFEDERDADEVGLTTGSLDSPEQLPPHSHIYTDTQLEWVKLADGLPRYRGERSEG; encoded by the coding sequence ATGCTGAGCGGAGGATGTTTATGCGGCGACGTGCGCTACGAGGCGGGCACGGGCGCCTTCCATGAAACGGCCTGCCATTGCTCGATGTGCCGCCGCGCGTCGGGCGCGCCGTTCGTTGCCTGGTTCAGCGTGCCACGGGCGAACTTCCGCTGGCTGCGGGGACAGGCCACGCCCTATGCTTCCAGCGAACACTGCACGCGCAGTTTTTGTCCCCGCTGCGGCACGCAGCTGACGTTCGAGGATGAGCGCGACGCGGACGAGGTGGGCCTGACCACCGGTAGCCTGGACAGCCCGGAACAGCTGCCGCCGCACAGCCATATTTATACGGACACGCAACTGGAGTGGGTGAAGCTGGCCGACGGTTTGCCACGGTATCGCGGGGAGCGTAGCGAGGGGTAG
- a CDS encoding Hsp70 family protein — protein sequence MRGAEGKPAFLVGIDLGTTNTVVAYAKANDAQAEINLFAIEQLLAPGEVGARPLLPSLRYHPAAGELAAGDLQLPWPQQDLEHAVLGALARQLGAQVPGRLVSSAKSWLSHANVDRQAPILPWGADADVAKVSPVAASASYLAYVRAAWNHRFPDSPLEEQELVLTIPASFDEGARALTLASARMAGLPTLRLVEEPQAAFYDFLQRRRATLRDDLANTRRILVCDVGGGTTDFSLIDVAFDDDGEPQLTRSSVGNHLILGGDNMDLALAHLLETRMAAGVDGGMKLSAARLSQLMERCRAAKELLLSQDAPDKATVTLLGGGSRLIGGSRSADITREEVAAMVVDGFFPKVELTETAKKGRAGIVEFGLPYAQDAAITRHLASFLQQHQGALPDTLLLNGGVFRADALARRLAETLAHWRGQPLTILHNDNPDVAVARGAVAYALARRGQAPRIGGGSPRSYFLVLGEAGKDHRAVCILPRGSASGEEIRLTERLFALRLGRPVRFHLATSLAEAGTPPRLGEIVDLDAGEYLRLPPLASVLQAESGDKREITVQLATVMTEVGTLEVHCVGEADAGQRWLLEFQLRGEDEAPAETSSVPPRVKEAIEKIERIFGGKAQKVDVKEVRQLRQHLERGLGGRESWETPLLRQLFDALMLRARGRRRSAEHERVWLNLAGYCLRPGYGDALDPWRIEQLWALFDTGVQHHKDNQVCAEWWTLWRRVAGGLSTEQQLRLLDDFAFNLQADAAQRGSRPVTLVNGSDDDMLRLGASLERIPGAYKAEVGAWLIKRLEKAGKKGEAADTNTLWALARVGARQPFHGSAHEVVDSATVSDWLAVLLALDWKKTEPAAFAAAHLARMTGDRSRDIGDELRAAILARLKAVGAPSLWQAMVSEVTQLDEANTKRMLGEALPPGLKLIG from the coding sequence ATGCGCGGCGCTGAGGGCAAGCCGGCCTTCCTGGTCGGCATCGACCTGGGCACCACCAACACGGTGGTGGCCTATGCCAAGGCGAATGATGCGCAGGCTGAAATAAACCTGTTCGCCATCGAGCAGCTGCTCGCTCCCGGCGAAGTGGGCGCACGCCCGCTGCTGCCCTCCTTGCGCTACCATCCCGCCGCCGGCGAACTGGCGGCGGGCGACTTGCAGCTGCCTTGGCCGCAGCAGGACCTGGAGCATGCCGTGCTGGGCGCCCTGGCGCGCCAGCTCGGCGCCCAGGTACCGGGACGCCTCGTTTCCAGCGCGAAGAGCTGGCTGTCGCATGCGAACGTGGACCGCCAGGCGCCCATCCTGCCGTGGGGCGCCGATGCCGATGTGGCCAAAGTGTCGCCCGTGGCGGCCAGCGCCAGCTACCTGGCCTACGTGCGCGCCGCGTGGAATCACCGCTTCCCGGACTCTCCCCTGGAAGAACAGGAGCTGGTGCTGACCATCCCCGCCTCGTTCGACGAGGGTGCGCGCGCACTCACATTGGCATCGGCGCGCATGGCGGGCTTGCCCACCTTGCGATTGGTGGAAGAACCGCAGGCCGCTTTTTATGACTTCCTGCAGCGCCGACGCGCCACCCTGCGCGACGACCTGGCCAACACGCGCCGCATTCTGGTCTGCGACGTGGGCGGCGGCACCACGGATTTCAGCCTGATCGACGTGGCCTTCGATGATGATGGCGAACCGCAGCTCACGCGCAGCAGCGTGGGCAACCATTTGATACTGGGCGGCGACAATATGGACCTGGCGCTGGCCCACCTCTTGGAAACGCGCATGGCCGCAGGCGTCGACGGCGGCATGAAGCTGTCTGCCGCGCGCCTGTCGCAGCTGATGGAACGCTGCCGCGCCGCCAAGGAACTGCTGCTGTCGCAGGACGCGCCCGACAAGGCCACCGTCACCCTGCTGGGCGGCGGATCGCGTTTGATCGGCGGCAGCCGTTCGGCCGACATCACGCGCGAGGAAGTGGCGGCCATGGTGGTCGACGGCTTCTTCCCGAAGGTGGAACTCACCGAGACGGCGAAAAAGGGCCGCGCGGGCATCGTCGAATTCGGCCTGCCGTATGCGCAGGACGCGGCCATCACGCGCCACCTGGCCAGCTTTTTGCAACAGCATCAAGGGGCATTGCCCGACACGCTGCTGCTGAACGGCGGCGTGTTCCGCGCCGACGCGCTGGCGCGCCGCCTGGCAGAAACCCTGGCGCACTGGCGGGGGCAGCCCCTGACCATCCTGCATAACGATAATCCCGACGTGGCCGTGGCCCGTGGCGCCGTCGCCTACGCGCTGGCCCGGCGCGGCCAGGCACCGCGCATCGGCGGCGGCTCGCCGCGCAGCTATTTCCTCGTGCTGGGCGAAGCGGGCAAGGACCACCGGGCCGTGTGCATCCTGCCCCGCGGCAGCGCCAGCGGCGAAGAAATCCGCCTGACGGAGCGCCTGTTCGCGCTGCGCCTGGGCCGGCCCGTGCGCTTCCACCTGGCCACCTCGCTTGCCGAAGCGGGCACGCCGCCGCGACTGGGCGAGATCGTCGACCTGGACGCCGGAGAATACCTGCGCCTGCCGCCGCTGGCCAGCGTGCTGCAGGCGGAAAGCGGCGACAAGCGAGAAATCACCGTGCAGCTGGCAACCGTCATGACGGAAGTCGGGACTTTGGAAGTGCATTGCGTGGGCGAAGCCGACGCAGGCCAGCGCTGGCTGCTGGAATTTCAATTACGGGGCGAAGACGAAGCGCCGGCAGAAACGTCCAGCGTGCCGCCACGCGTGAAAGAAGCCATCGAGAAGATCGAGCGCATTTTCGGCGGCAAGGCGCAAAAGGTCGACGTCAAGGAAGTACGCCAGCTGCGCCAGCACCTGGAACGGGGCTTGGGTGGACGCGAAAGCTGGGAGACTCCCCTGCTGCGCCAGCTGTTCGACGCCCTGATGCTGCGCGCGCGCGGCCGGCGCCGCTCCGCCGAGCATGAGCGGGTGTGGCTGAACCTGGCCGGCTACTGCCTGCGTCCCGGCTATGGCGATGCGCTCGATCCATGGCGCATCGAGCAGCTGTGGGCACTGTTCGACACGGGCGTCCAGCACCACAAGGACAACCAGGTGTGCGCCGAATGGTGGACCCTGTGGCGCCGGGTGGCCGGCGGCTTGAGCACGGAACAGCAATTGCGCCTGCTCGACGACTTCGCCTTCAATCTGCAAGCCGACGCGGCCCAGCGCGGCAGCCGCCCCGTCACGCTGGTGAACGGCAGCGACGACGACATGCTGCGCCTGGGCGCGTCGCTCGAGCGCATCCCGGGCGCCTACAAGGCGGAAGTGGGCGCCTGGCTGATCAAGCGGCTGGAGAAAGCCGGCAAGAAAGGCGAAGCGGCGGACACGAATACCTTGTGGGCGCTGGCCAGGGTCGGCGCGCGCCAGCCCTTCCACGGCAGCGCGCACGAAGTGGTCGACAGCGCCACCGTGTCCGATTGGCTGGCCGTGCTGCTGGCGCTGGACTGGAAGAAGACGGAACCGGCCGCGTTTGCCGCCGCCCACCTGGCGCGCATGACGGGCGACCGCTCGCGCGACATCGGCGACGAGCTGCGCGCCGCCATCCTCGCGCGCCTGAAAGCCGTCGGCGCCCCGTCCCTGTGGCAGGCCATGGTCAGCGAAGTGACGCAGCTGGACGAAGCGAATACCAAGCGCATGCTGGGCGAAGCACTGCCGCCGGGCTTGAAGCTGATAGGCTGA
- a CDS encoding serine hydrolase domain-containing protein encodes MTTLPPTRRLALAAACLALAAGAHAAETTAPLSAAASDPAALQWMVGAPPPADKIIRFDDGSYFNFPQLRWSVSHFRQLMPTVAVSRGLTAPLPLRRALRKDIDGLRFTPLGAKETMTWEQSLGANYTDGIVVLHRGRIVYERYFGVLKEGGQHAAMSVTKSVMGTIGAALVAEGKLDPGKKVAEYVPELAKSAFGDATVRQVLDMTTGLKFSEDYADPNAEVWQHAAAGNPLPKPKDYTGPRSYFEYLQTVRHEGKHGEGFGYRTVNSDVLGWIIARVTGRNVNDYLSEHVWQKLGAEQDAYMSVDSTGTPFAGGGLSAGLRDLARFGEMLRNDGRYNGQQIIPQAAVDDIRRGGDKQLFAKGGYDLLKGWSYRDMWWVTHNDHGAYMARGVYGQRIYIDPKAEMVIVRFASTPTAANAANDPTTTPAFEALGKLLLARPQ; translated from the coding sequence ATGACGACACTGCCACCAACCCGCCGCCTGGCCCTGGCCGCCGCCTGCCTGGCGCTGGCCGCCGGCGCCCATGCGGCAGAGACGACGGCGCCGCTGTCGGCCGCCGCCAGCGACCCGGCCGCATTGCAATGGATGGTGGGCGCGCCGCCGCCGGCCGATAAAATCATCCGCTTCGACGATGGCAGCTATTTCAATTTTCCGCAGCTGCGCTGGAGCGTGTCGCACTTCCGCCAGCTGATGCCGACGGTGGCAGTGTCACGCGGCTTGACCGCGCCCCTGCCTTTGCGGCGCGCGCTGCGCAAGGATATCGACGGCCTGCGCTTCACGCCACTGGGCGCGAAGGAGACGATGACGTGGGAGCAGTCGCTGGGCGCCAATTACACGGACGGCATCGTCGTGCTGCACCGGGGCCGCATCGTGTACGAACGCTATTTCGGCGTATTGAAGGAGGGCGGCCAGCATGCCGCCATGTCGGTGACGAAGTCCGTGATGGGCACCATCGGCGCGGCCCTGGTGGCCGAAGGCAAGCTCGATCCGGGCAAGAAGGTGGCCGAGTACGTGCCGGAACTGGCCAAATCCGCGTTTGGCGACGCCACCGTGCGCCAGGTGCTCGACATGACCACGGGCCTGAAATTCAGCGAAGATTACGCCGACCCGAACGCGGAAGTGTGGCAGCACGCGGCGGCCGGCAATCCGCTGCCCAAGCCCAAGGATTACACGGGACCGCGCAGTTATTTCGAGTATCTGCAGACGGTGCGGCATGAGGGAAAACATGGCGAGGGCTTCGGCTACCGCACGGTCAATTCGGACGTGCTGGGATGGATCATCGCCAGGGTCACGGGGCGGAACGTCAACGACTACCTGTCCGAGCATGTCTGGCAAAAGCTGGGCGCCGAGCAGGATGCCTATATGTCGGTCGATTCGACGGGTACGCCGTTTGCCGGCGGCGGCTTGAGCGCGGGCTTGCGCGACCTGGCCCGCTTCGGCGAGATGCTGCGCAACGACGGCCGCTACAACGGCCAGCAAATCATCCCGCAGGCGGCCGTCGACGATATCCGCCGTGGCGGCGACAAGCAGCTGTTCGCCAAGGGCGGCTACGATTTGCTCAAGGGCTGGAGCTACCGCGACATGTGGTGGGTCACGCATAATGACCATGGCGCCTACATGGCGCGCGGCGTGTACGGCCAGCGCATCTACATCGATCCGAAAGCGGAAATGGTGATCGTGCGTTTCGCCTCGACGCCGACGGCGGCCAACGCGGCCAACGATCCGACCACCACGCCGGCCTTTGAAGCGCTGGGCAAGCTGCTGCTGGCCAGGCCGCAGTAG
- a CDS encoding DUF4349 domain-containing protein, producing MKKVYVGLIGLMLLAGCGGKGESGGQSSAARLDGKEKGSEFLAYEHNVGVDTREAQVRPLYEKVVAACKADTENGCLLLDSSLDSGRYVHARISMRAKPAGIKKLVALVAAEGDVTSQGTKVEDLGRPVLDSKKRLEMLRQYQAQLQDLEKRSGTNVDALIKVTKELATVQVELEQATAADALLMQRIDTDLLNVAISAEGKQSFWTPVKRSLGNFTDNLSEGVANAITAMAYILPWLIAFVLLFPLGRKGWRRLRGIKR from the coding sequence ATGAAAAAAGTGTATGTGGGTCTGATCGGCCTAATGCTGCTGGCCGGTTGCGGCGGCAAGGGCGAGAGCGGCGGGCAATCGAGCGCCGCGCGTCTCGATGGCAAGGAAAAGGGCAGCGAGTTTCTGGCCTATGAACATAATGTCGGCGTCGATACGCGCGAGGCGCAAGTGCGGCCCCTGTATGAAAAAGTGGTCGCCGCCTGCAAGGCCGATACGGAAAACGGCTGTCTGCTGCTCGATTCCAGCCTCGACAGCGGCCGCTACGTGCACGCGCGCATCAGCATGCGCGCCAAGCCGGCCGGCATCAAAAAGCTCGTCGCGCTGGTCGCGGCCGAAGGCGACGTCACCAGCCAGGGCACCAAGGTGGAAGACCTGGGCCGGCCCGTGCTTGACAGCAAGAAACGCCTGGAGATGCTCAGACAATACCAGGCCCAGCTGCAAGACCTGGAAAAACGCTCGGGCACGAATGTCGATGCCCTGATCAAGGTGACCAAGGAACTGGCCACCGTGCAAGTCGAGCTGGAGCAGGCGACGGCGGCCGACGCGCTGTTGATGCAGCGCATCGACACGGACTTGCTGAACGTGGCCATCAGCGCCGAAGGCAAACAATCGTTCTGGACGCCCGTCAAGCGCTCGCTGGGCAATTTCACGGACAACCTGTCGGAAGGCGTGGCCAACGCCATCACGGCCATGGCCTACATCCTGCCGTGGCTGATCGCTTTCGTGCTGCTGTTCCCGCTGGGACGCAAGGGCTGGCGCCGTTTGCGCGGCATCAAGCGCTAG
- a CDS encoding Hsp70 family protein: MNDTRNATPNTPRYAIGIDLGTTHSALSYVNLVESDGEKSSHGVLKVPQLSAPGTVEELSLLPSFVYLPHADEVAAGDLALPWVTEEAEAPFVVGEMARSRGATTPIRLVSSAKSWLCHPGVDRRAAILPNDAPAEVARISPITAATRYLTHLRQAWDNAHPQAPFAEQEITVTIPASFDPAARELTMEAAQAAGYTSLTLLEEPQAALYSWIQTSEGRWRKEVKPGDIILVVDVGGGTSDFSLIAVLERDGVLEPHRVAVGEHILLGGDNMDLALAHLVARKLAANGTQLDAWQMRALTYGCRGAKESLLADSGLDVAPIVVPSRGSKLIGGSIRTELTRAEVSTFILDGFFPQVEASSRPAVRTRAGLTQLGLPYAQDAAITRHLAAFLGRQVAATAELEGFAGRQSAEASFLHPTAVLFNGGVFKSDLLVQRIMATVNDWLYMEGAEPARMLAGADLDLAVARGAAYYSYVRRGHGVRIRGGTASSFYVAIESAMPAIPGMEPPIQALCVAPFGMEEGSELELPGQQFGLVVGEPVHFRFFASSTRRNDQIGDLLDFWGPDELQELSEIQATLSAEGRQAGDVVQVKLHARVTEAGTLELLAVSADGAERWKVEFDVRGTPQP, encoded by the coding sequence GTGAACGACACAAGGAACGCCACCCCGAACACCCCGCGCTACGCCATCGGCATCGACCTGGGCACCACCCACAGCGCCCTGTCGTATGTGAACCTGGTCGAGAGCGACGGCGAAAAGTCCAGCCACGGCGTGCTGAAAGTGCCGCAGCTGTCGGCGCCGGGCACCGTCGAAGAACTGTCGCTGCTGCCATCGTTCGTCTACCTGCCGCACGCCGATGAAGTGGCGGCCGGCGACCTGGCCCTGCCCTGGGTTACCGAGGAAGCGGAAGCGCCGTTCGTCGTCGGCGAAATGGCCCGCAGCCGCGGCGCCACCACGCCTATCCGTCTGGTGTCGAGCGCAAAAAGCTGGCTGTGCCACCCAGGCGTGGACCGCCGCGCGGCCATCCTGCCGAACGACGCGCCGGCCGAAGTGGCGCGCATCTCGCCCATCACGGCCGCCACGCGCTACCTGACGCACTTGCGCCAGGCCTGGGACAACGCCCACCCGCAAGCGCCGTTCGCCGAGCAGGAAATCACGGTGACGATTCCCGCCTCGTTCGACCCGGCCGCGCGCGAGCTGACGATGGAAGCGGCGCAGGCGGCCGGCTACACCTCATTGACCTTGCTGGAAGAGCCGCAAGCGGCCCTGTACAGCTGGATCCAGACGAGCGAAGGCCGCTGGCGCAAGGAAGTCAAGCCGGGCGACATCATTTTGGTCGTCGACGTGGGCGGCGGCACCAGCGACTTTTCGCTGATCGCCGTGCTCGAGCGCGACGGCGTGCTGGAACCGCATCGCGTGGCAGTCGGTGAACACATCCTGCTCGGTGGCGACAATATGGACCTGGCGCTGGCCCACCTGGTGGCCCGCAAACTGGCCGCCAACGGCACCCAGCTCGACGCCTGGCAAATGCGCGCACTCACGTATGGCTGCCGCGGCGCCAAGGAAAGTCTGCTGGCCGACAGCGGCCTCGATGTGGCACCGATCGTCGTGCCGAGCCGCGGCTCGAAACTGATCGGCGGCTCCATCCGCACGGAACTGACGCGCGCCGAAGTATCCACCTTCATCCTCGACGGTTTCTTCCCGCAGGTGGAAGCATCGAGCCGCCCAGCCGTGCGCACGCGCGCCGGCCTGACGCAACTGGGCTTGCCGTATGCGCAGGACGCGGCCATCACGCGCCACCTGGCCGCGTTTTTGGGCCGGCAAGTGGCGGCGACTGCCGAACTGGAAGGCTTTGCGGGCCGCCAGTCGGCGGAAGCCAGCTTCTTGCACCCGACGGCCGTGCTGTTCAACGGCGGCGTCTTCAAGTCCGACTTGCTGGTCCAGCGCATCATGGCGACCGTCAACGACTGGCTGTATATGGAAGGCGCGGAACCGGCGCGCATGCTGGCCGGGGCCGACCTGGACCTGGCCGTCGCGCGCGGCGCGGCCTACTACAGCTACGTGCGGCGCGGCCATGGCGTGCGCATCCGCGGCGGCACGGCCAGTTCCTTCTATGTGGCCATCGAATCGGCCATGCCCGCCATCCCCGGCATGGAACCGCCGATCCAGGCCTTGTGCGTGGCGCCGTTCGGCATGGAAGAAGGCAGCGAACTGGAACTGCCGGGCCAGCAATTCGGCCTGGTCGTGGGCGAACCCGTGCACTTCCGCTTCTTCGCCTCGTCCACGCGCCGCAACGACCAGATCGGCGACCTGCTCGACTTCTGGGGTCCCGATGAACTGCAGGAACTGAGCGAAATCCAGGCGACCTTGTCCGCCGAAGGCCGTCAGGCTGGCGACGTGGTGCAGGTGAAACTGCATGCGCGCGTGACGGAAGCGGGCACCCTGGAACTGCTGGCCGTTTCCGCTGACGGCGCCGAGCGCTGGAAAGTGGAATTCGACGTGCGCGGCACGCCGCAGCCATAA
- a CDS encoding CHASE2 domain-containing protein has protein sequence MEASPPDQPRPPLWRRLLWPAAQLGSAFKLTGTHLLHHVIGASLIAALMLALEGFHVLEWLDAAMLRASAAQEQLLDRGKDPGAAYRPGIIEIDQPAFEQVFDEREPLERSRLEQLIASAAARGSKVLAIDLDLAPAVYEQHKAGERPLDRLLDRLAADGRQLVLILPEQSDQNANLSWIRARCAAGIHFASPRIRERMGAVTRIELKSPVLAAVAFELAHGADEQEQKQPMPAALSEQKEVLALAGRVCQLARRTNSEKELARWAFEPVIRGDARAAAEQNAVTAPFHPAAVAPQFLNPTRTRVQLIDGQAGVDAGALRKDVVYIGSTYDVRDRYTTAEGEQAGLHLHAAAHTSLGIGTADVNKYAVFVADIVIGVLLGCLFGGLWTLYGRAELAIDRRMEDHDVSRLHRMGTLAEFYGIRLILALVWASPLAIGALAIYLSRGLLEQGWWVNPGPLIAGMFLHAMSLRDEAHHPHVEVPGLSVWARLRRTHPGIVLVQAPLAVLLLIIALI, from the coding sequence GTGGAAGCCAGCCCGCCGGATCAACCACGCCCGCCGCTCTGGCGGCGCCTGCTGTGGCCGGCCGCCCAGCTTGGATCGGCCTTCAAGCTGACGGGCACGCATCTGCTGCACCACGTGATCGGCGCCAGCCTGATCGCCGCGCTGATGCTGGCGCTGGAAGGGTTTCACGTGCTCGAATGGCTCGATGCGGCCATGCTGCGGGCCAGCGCGGCGCAGGAACAGTTGCTGGACCGGGGCAAGGACCCGGGCGCCGCCTACCGGCCCGGCATCATCGAAATCGACCAGCCCGCGTTCGAACAGGTCTTCGACGAGCGCGAACCGCTGGAGCGCTCGCGCCTGGAGCAGTTGATCGCCAGCGCCGCCGCGCGCGGCAGCAAGGTGCTGGCCATCGACCTGGACCTGGCGCCGGCCGTGTACGAACAGCACAAGGCGGGCGAGCGGCCGCTGGACCGCCTGCTCGACCGGCTGGCCGCCGATGGCCGTCAACTGGTGCTGATCCTGCCCGAACAATCGGACCAGAATGCGAACCTGTCGTGGATACGTGCGCGCTGCGCGGCCGGCATTCATTTCGCCAGTCCGCGCATCCGCGAGCGCATGGGCGCCGTCACGCGCATCGAGCTGAAAAGCCCCGTGCTGGCGGCAGTCGCCTTCGAGCTGGCGCATGGCGCCGACGAGCAGGAACAGAAGCAGCCCATGCCGGCCGCCTTGTCCGAGCAAAAGGAAGTGCTGGCGCTGGCCGGCCGCGTGTGCCAGCTGGCCCGGCGCACGAACAGCGAAAAGGAGCTGGCGCGCTGGGCGTTCGAACCCGTCATCCGCGGCGACGCCAGGGCGGCGGCCGAACAGAATGCCGTCACCGCGCCGTTCCACCCGGCCGCCGTGGCGCCGCAATTCCTGAACCCCACGCGCACGCGCGTCCAACTGATCGATGGCCAGGCCGGCGTGGACGCCGGAGCGCTGCGCAAGGATGTCGTGTACATCGGCAGCACGTATGACGTGCGCGACCGCTATACGACGGCCGAAGGCGAGCAGGCCGGCCTGCACCTGCACGCGGCCGCCCACACCTCGCTGGGCATCGGCACGGCCGACGTCAACAAATATGCGGTGTTCGTGGCCGATATCGTCATCGGCGTGCTGCTGGGCTGCCTGTTCGGCGGCCTGTGGACCCTGTACGGCCGCGCCGAGCTGGCCATCGACCGGCGCATGGAAGACCACGATGTCAGCCGTTTGCACCGCATGGGGACCCTGGCCGAATTCTATGGCATCCGTCTGATACTGGCGCTGGTATGGGCCTCGCCGCTGGCCATCGGCGCGCTGGCCATCTACCTGTCGCGCGGCTTGCTCGAGCAGGGCTGGTGGGTCAATCCCGGCCCCCTGATCGCCGGCATGTTCCTGCACGCGATGTCGCTGCGCGATGAAGCCCACCATCCGCACGTGGAAGTGCCGGGCCTGTCCGTGTGGGCCCGGCTGCGCCGCACGCATCCGGGCATCGTGCTGGTGCAGGCGCCGCTGGCGGTGCTGCTGTTGATCATCGCCCTGATCTAG
- a CDS encoding transglutaminase-like domain-containing protein: protein MSTDFSPYLGSSLYIDSDHPAVRAKAAELAAGTVGDAAIAARCFAFVRDEVAHSWDYKRNPVTCRASDVLQHGTGYCYAKSHLLAALLRANGIPAGLCYQRLAVGEVGPPFCLHGLNAVYLQEFGWYRIDARGNKPGVDAAFTPPREQLAFPVLAPEERDLPEIWAEPLPQVVASLTQYATVQDVAAHLPDITLLPLQK, encoded by the coding sequence ATGTCTACCGACTTTTCCCCCTATCTAGGCAGCAGCCTGTATATCGACAGCGACCATCCGGCCGTGCGCGCCAAGGCGGCCGAACTGGCGGCCGGTACCGTGGGCGACGCCGCCATCGCGGCCCGCTGCTTTGCCTTCGTGCGCGACGAGGTGGCCCACAGCTGGGATTACAAGCGCAATCCCGTCACTTGCCGCGCTTCCGACGTCTTGCAGCATGGCACGGGATACTGTTATGCGAAGAGCCATCTGCTGGCCGCGCTGCTGCGCGCCAACGGCATTCCCGCCGGCCTGTGCTACCAGCGCCTGGCTGTCGGCGAAGTGGGGCCGCCATTTTGCCTGCATGGTTTGAATGCCGTGTATCTGCAGGAGTTTGGCTGGTACCGCATCGATGCGCGCGGCAACAAGCCCGGCGTCGATGCCGCCTTCACGCCGCCACGCGAGCAGCTGGCCTTTCCCGTGCTGGCGCCCGAGGAACGCGACTTGCCGGAAATCTGGGCGGAACCGCTGCCGCAGGTGGTGGCGTCGCTGACGCAATACGCCACCGTGCAGGACGTGGCGGCGCACTTGCCCGATATCACATTGCTGCCGCTGCAAAAATAA